A window of the Aspergillus flavus chromosome 6, complete sequence genome harbors these coding sequences:
- a CDS encoding nuclear localization protein — translation MYGTSHSSVSAPMNGIGGDLVDGSGTINPAALNTNSVAVILPTPSFGTSANTAPRGIKRSRTPDQRGLFRADGDHDDGADEHGRRKRGRPPKTPRPSTTAIGDQATNIHMQTPRMQAQPLPHQAGVNVSPPQASPPDKTTPTKSTLVKALPTVRDHTTDQLNEEGDEYIPKEFDEAGEKKVNAMGYLTGNREYKCRTFRVPHRGTKLFMLATECARVLGYRDSYLLFNKNRSLHKIIATQIEKDDLIQQDILPYSYRSRQIAIVTARSMFRQFGSRVIVNGRRVRDDYWEGKARKQGFTEDDLAGEKRPGGAKARDAAAAEAASAASLLPALAHGDVIYSNALEAMPNSLPMGPPSSVSLAPLPMIHMATTTDDPRLREYNSMPRTRQELTGQPYQDRTQPSSAAEILNQASHTADFNKILSSQRSYRQKGLEDFYSKQREIPASAAQSQPGQLDSTPSASQPLQSPQIASAPMMNTTQPQQAMLPHQTPMIPGQPGLQQAVAHPQPPVGQSPARTGPAVRPDLMHQRSNPSLSAGTPQPSGPYGYPSQPQQMWGQPPPQPQPSPLSAAGPQAVGIPQYASQLHAQQQHSPSPLAQHPSQSPRNQPRPPAPQMPQSFPLHHPQAPQQQPMASMGFPGGTAAPYAAMTAARGMYPSTQGPGGQQFMAGAPQQPGLAMGMSAGGAMPGWAPTPGGPMQPGHPQPGQSGAPLGWSGY, via the exons ATGTATGGCACCTCTCATTCCTCCGTCTCCGCTCCCATGAATGGGATCGGAGGCGACCTTGTCGATGGTTCGGGAACTATTAATCCCGCTGCTTTGAATACCAACAGCG TCGCAGTTATTCTACCAACACCCTCGTTTGGTACGAGCGCAAACACCGCTCCTCGCGGGATCAAGCGGAGTCGGACTCCAGATCAGCGCGGATTGTTCCGCGCTGATGGAGATCATGACGACG GTGCGGACGAACATGGCCGTCGAAAGCGTGGGCGCCCTCCAAAGACCCCACGCCCCTCTACCACAGCTATTGGCGATCAAGCGACTAATATTCATATGCAAACCCCACGAATGCAAGCACAGCCCCTCCCTCACCAGGCGGGTGTCAACGTGTCGCCTCCCCAAGCATCGCCTCCGGACAAGACCACCCCGACCAAGTCCACCCTGGTCAAGGCACTCCCGACCGTCCGCGATCACACGACTGATCAACTGAACGAGGAGGGCGACGAGTACATCCCGAAGGAATTCGATGAAGCtggtgagaagaaggtcaatGCCATGGGTTATCTTACAGGCAACCGGGAGTACAAATGTCGCACGTTCCGTGTGCCTCACCGCGGAACGAAGCTTTTCATGCTAGCAACCGAATGTGCACGTGTACTTGGGTACCGCGACTCATATCTGTTGTTCAACAAAAATCGATCTCTGCACAAGATTATCGCCACGCAGATCGAAAAAGATGATTTGATTCAGCAAGACATCCTTCCATATTCCTACCGGTCACGTCAAATTGCCATTGTGACCGCAAGATCGATGTTCCGTCAGTTTGGCAGTCGAGTAATTGTGAACGGACGGCGAGTGCGTGATGATTATTGGGAGGGCAAGGCCCGGAAACAGGGCTTCACCGAAGACGACCTGGCGGGCGAGAAACGCCCCGGAGGGGCCAAAGCTCGCGATGCAGCCGCTGCGGAAGCGGCGAGTGCTGCCAGCCTCCTGCCAGCCCTGGCCCATGGCGATGTCATCTATAGCAATGCACTTGAGGCTATGCCCAACAGCTTACCTATGGGTCCACCATCGTCCGTTTCTCTTGCGCCGCTGCCGATGATCCATATGGCCACCACAACGGACGATCCGCGACTGAGAGAGTACAACAGCATGCCTAGGACCCGCCAAGAGTTGACTGGTCAGCCGTACCAAGACCGGACACAACCCAGTTCGGCGGCTGAGATTCTGAATCAGGCCTCTCACACCGCCGACTTTAATAAAATCCTGAGTTCCCAGCGCAGCTATCGCCAGAAAGGCTTGGAGGATTTCTATTCCAAGCAGCGCGAGATTCCAGCGTCCGCGGCTCAGTCGCAGCCTGGGCAGCTCGATTCGACTCCGTCGGCATCTCAACCCTTGCAGTCTCCTCAAATCGCGTCGGCTCCGATGATGAACACGACCCAGCCGCAGCAGGCCATGCTCCCCCATCAAACTCCGATGATACCCGGTCAGCCCGGCTTGCAGCAAGCGGTGGCCCACCCGCAACCCCCTGTTGGGCAGTCGCCCGCCCGGACAGGGCCTGCGGTTCGTCCTGACCTGATGCATCAGCGATCGAATCCTTCTCTATCTGCAGGCACTCCACAGCCTTCAGGCCCGTACGGTTACCCGTCACAACCGCAGCAGATGTGGGGTCAACCCCCGCCCCAACCGCAACCGTCGCCCTTGTCCGCCGCGGGTCCGCAGGCTGTGGGAATACCACAGTATGCCTCCCAACTACATGCACAGCAACAACACTCGCCTTCACCTCTCGCACAACATCCGTCGCAGTCTCCGCGGAACCAACCCCGTCCGCCTGCGCCACAAATGCCGCAGTCTTTCCCATTACATCATCCGCAGGCACCTCAACAACAGCCGATGGCATCCATGGGCTTTCCAGGCGGCACTGCGGCCCCATATGCTGCGATGACAGCTGCAAGAGGCATGTACCCTTCGACACAGGGGCCTGGTGGTCAGCAGTTTATGGCAGGAGCACCACAGCAGCCAGGCCTTGCCATGGGCATGAGCGCGGGAGGTGCCATGCCCGGCTGGGCCCCAACACCTGGCGGACCGATGCAACCGGGACATCCACAGCCAGGTCAATCCGGAGCTCCACTTGGATGGTCCGGTTACTAA